In the genome of Juglans microcarpa x Juglans regia isolate MS1-56 chromosome 6S, Jm3101_v1.0, whole genome shotgun sequence, the window GCTCGCAGTTGCATTAATGGACACCACTAAGCTCCTGCTGACCGACCTCGCACCAACTGTGAGCCATGTTCCCTCAAATTACATTCGACCCATTTCCGACCGGCCAAATCTCTCCGAGGTTCAGATATCTGATCAGGGCTTCATTCCTCTCATCGATCTCCGAGGCCTGGAGGGCCCCAATCGTAAGGATATTATCAAACAGATTGGCCAGGCATGTCAACATGATGGTTTCTTTCAGGTACCCAGAATTATGTGTGTATAATCCATTGTTTgatcataaaaatttatatttttcgtGATTTATGAACTTTTTTTCTTACGATTTATTGCATGCAATGCGTTGATCTCAGGTTAAAAATCATGGAATACCAGTGGCAATTATTAGTAAAATCCTGGGCATAGCAAGAGAGTTTTTCCGATTGCCAGAGAGCGAGAGGTTGAAGAATTACTCCGACGACCCTTCCAAAACCACCAGGCTTTCCACTAGTTTCAATGTTAAGACAGAAAAAGTTTCCAACTGGAGAGATTTCTTAAGACTCCATTGCTATCCTCTCGAGGACTATGTGCACGAATGGCCTTCATATCCTCCGTCCTTCAGGTGGGTTAGAGCTAGGATTCATATCCTCCATTGCTATCCTCTGGAGTTTTCTGCTTAAATTGAAAGTTTTAAAGGGCAATTGACATAAAAAGAGAGAAGTTAATCGAGTATTTTGATCAAAAGTGGTTAATTGAGTTGTTTTTTGTGTAGGGAGGACTTGGCTGAGTACTGCACCAGTATCAGAGGGTTAGTGCTAAGACTTCTCGAGGCCATATCCGAGAGCTTAGGCCTGCAAAGAGACTACATTGAGAAGGCATTGGGGAAGCAAGCCCAACACATGGCATTGAATTACTATCCACCCTGTCCGCAGCCAGAGCTTACTTATGGTTTGCCTGGCCATACTGATCCTAATTTAATAACAATTCTTCTTCAGGATGATGTTCCTGGATTGCAGGTTTTAGGAAATGGCAAATGGATTGCTGTCAATCCCATTCCAAATACCTTCATTATCAACATTGGAGACCAAATGCAGGTAGAAGAATTAGTTTGTTTTCTTTGAGATACAGAGTCATGATTCCTAAAGTTGCATAAGATTCTAAGGTTTCCTTTTGTAATCAGGTGATTAGCAATGATCAACACAAGAGTGTGCTGCATCGAGCCGTTGTGAACTGCAACAAGGAGAGAATATCCATTCCAACATTCTACTGTCCATCTCCAGATGCTGTGATTGGACCTGCTAAGGAGCTGATCAACGATGATCAGCCAGCAGTGTATAGAAATTTTACCTATGGGGAGTACTATGAGAAGTTTTGGAAAAGAGGCCTTGCAACTGAATGCTGTTTGGACATGTTCAGAGTGGATCTAGCTAGTGCTTGAGCTATTATAATGCCTCTGCGATGCTGCTAAGCAACATGTGCCGTTCTGCGCGCAGACATGTTTCTTGACATGTTCAATCATTGTCGATCGAGCAATAAAAATCGATGTAAAGTTGATCTTCGAGCAATTCTGAACTGCCTTTTTTATGATGTAATCACAGTATTCCTCTATATTGCTCCTTTAAAACTAGTGAAtggtattaataaaattgggtatttttttaaaaagaatgacaATTCTGGACTAACTGGAATAATATTATACCTACTGGAAATATCAGTCAATTATATTCATGATCACCACCATTAACCTTACAAATTTCTCGAGGACTCTTACcagttttataaattatgtataaaaGCTCCAAAGTTTAAAGGAAAATCAAACTCTCAAGCATTGCTCACAAATTTTATAGAGATTCAAGtctttttaagaagaggaccattaccttttttttttttttccctcaaaaaGAGTAAATCGATgtaatgaacatatatatatgtgtgtatgtatgtatgtataagaCTCTTGTAAAATGCCCCATTCTCCCTTCTTTGCAAAGAACTCAGCTATATATGCTATTAACCTATCTGAAAACCTAAGTAAAACAAATGCACAAACCAGCTGATTTGAGTACTGGAACAACATCTTCATCACATTCAAAAGCTCCAAATGAATCGAGTAAGCACTATTCAACCAATCGATCACGTATTTTTTAAAGATCATCTTTTGATCACATAATTAATCTTAATTACTTGGTAGTTAGACCCGCTTGGTCCAAATATTCCCTCGGTCCAACTTCcctatttttttcattcccACTGCTTGTGTACATTTACCTTCCTCTCtcttacctttttattttatttgctccttaaaaatattatggCAAGATTTTGTAAAGATTATAGATcagaatattttataatcatgtattgattatattttattacGTGCCCCTAATTAATCACTCTTACAACTAAACACAAGTACTAATTAATCATCATAATAACTTTATTAGGATCCTATATAGTTAGCACCAAAGCTTATTGCATCGGAAATAACTAGGAGTATAGAATCGGATCCAGATACTCGGCCATAGTTGGATCTGgatccaaattttaaaaaccgGGCAGTTATATTCCTGGATAAGCCGGAAAAAATCCAGGCTATAACCCGATGTAAACATAGATATCCGAGTttattagcttttttttttttaaacaaaaaaaaatactttttaaaacttttattttttaaaaatttttttgtagaccttttttttattaaaattcggatatcaattatatatcatgtttaatacccatatttaaaaaatatatatattttaacactttttaaaagttttttttaaatctttttaacaATTAAAAGGCTTTTTTTAATAGgccattatatttattattttctttatataaaataactattaatacatcAACACGTACAATACATTTAATTGCCATTACCTGTTAATTTTCTCTTCACTTGGTAGAACAATTATTTTGGCCACACATGGATCAACTCGATCGGGTGCGTCACGTTGTGTGAGCTAGGAGCTTATGGAATAGTCCTTTGTTTAACTTAGGAACAAcgacacaaaataataattttgacaaaaaaagaaattacatttacaaattgaaataaatacacaaatcatatcaatttagtatttttttaaatgtaaaccaaacatttttattttcttttattatatattttattattatatttttttctgttttttgatGCACAATTGTGCTTCCACTAATATGAGATGGCGTGGAAGAGGCACTTATATTATGGCCAGATTGTTATAATAGCACACCAAAGCAAGAATATTACAacctttttaattaaaaacaaaacctAACACTGAGATTATTTTGATGACTTCATTTTTATAAAGGGTTGGATTTTTCAAGGTTTCACTATTAAAAATGACTGCAACTTCCTTTGTAAAGACGAAGAGATTTTCAATTGAAAGACCCTACTCTgggttttttatatatatattttcctgtcTTTTCATAcgtattctcttaaaaaaataaaaaacccaattACAGATTTGTAATCGGATCTAGATTCTTCTTATCCGCATGGGTCCCAATCTAAGCAGAAATTACCTGATTTACTTGGATTTTTGGGTTTCGGGTTAGACCAAAATTTTTGATGCACACCCCTAGAAAAAGCATCAAAATCGCAGTTAGAAACTCGTTGGGTCTAACACCCTTTTTAAAGGGTGACTGCCAAGagtaatatttctatatataaccGTAAAATGCATAAACGCggcgttttgaaaaagagtatgatccactattaaaaaattaattttttttatgtgagtgctatattttattcatttttttcaaagtgattacgtggcagttacacaattcacaattacaaatatattttcttaattgcCAAATGTAGTAATTAAACACCATGGCGATGAGACGTACAGGTGAATCGATTagtatgattaaaaattattaattatgcttcatttagatacagaaacacttataactcatctcatttcattattacaatttttcaaatttacatacaaaatataataaacaattcaacctttttaaatctcaaaataataataattttaaaaattatattctaataatattttattcaactcatttagaGTCATATCATCTATGGGGAGGATGTGCGTGACTGAGTACTCCGCCAATATAATATATGGAGTCAGATTTGCGAGTATGTGTGAAGAcgacaattaaaataatattgcattgaagtttgtgaaaatgaataaataaaattaaaaattgttcgaatatgattttttaatattattttaattttaaaatttgcaaaaattgtattgattttgaaAACCATGCTATGATCTTAAAGTTGTCAAGTTTCGGcagttcttttgaaaaaaaaaagtagatactacataaaaaaattttgattttttttatggtacaatctatattttttgtacgggacaaatttatatatttaaaacttgtagAAATCATTTAATCATCTATACTATTCTAAATTTAGTTCTATGCTTAAGCCTTTAGAATGGAATCGAGAATATTCGGTAGTCTTGAAGTTTTCCATTTGGAGGGTTAAAGAGGTCAAACATGTGCTTTGAAAATCATGCTCTAATATCTCACATGGTTTTGAAATATTCAATGGTCTGATTCCTATAAACACGATCCCTGCGGCTACCTAGCATCCTCAAGCTCACTCATCAAATTTATTCACTCCTGTTTGATATCAAAACCACGTACATGAGCTTCAAGGAAAGTCAGATGGGAACATCCTCTACTGAATATCAGGAGAGTATCTCCGAGTATGCTATGCAACTAACAAGTGCATCGGTGCTGCCCAGTGTGCTGAAAGCAGCAATAGATCTTGGTGTGCTTGAGATTATTCGGAAAGCAGGTCCTGGAGCCCTTCTCTCTGCTTCCCAAATAGCATCCGAGCTCTCCACTCACAGCAACGACAACCTTGTTTCGTCTTTGCTTCTTGATTGTATGCTACGCGTTCTAGCTAGCCATTCAATTCTCACTTGCTCTATCACCCACCAGAACGATGGCCACGTTCTCAGGCTTTACGGTTTGGCTCCTGTCTCAAAATACTTTGACCGAAACCAGGATGGTGGAACACTGGCTCCCGTATTAGATTTTATGCAGGACAAGGTCATCATGAGTATCTGGTATTACAAGTTAACAAAAGCCGATTACTTGTGTTTTGATTGTTGACATCACCAccatcttctctctttttttgcataattttttaatgaaaacgTCATAACAGGGACCATTTGAAAGACGCAGTTCTGGAAGGTGTACTACCCTTTTACAAGGCTCATGGGGTGAACATGAGTCATGAGTTTATGGGAAAAGAAGGAAGACTCCGCGAAACTTTTCATGTAGCCCATGGAAGTTTCAACCAAGTATTTATGGAGAAGATCCTTGAGACGTACAAGGGCTTTGAAGGTCTGAAGTCACTTGTGGATGTGGGCGGTGGTGATGGCACCATCCTTAACATTATTATATCCAAGTACCCTTCCATCAAGGGTGTTAACTTTGACTTGGCTACCGTTATAGAAAAATTGCCCCCCTATCCTGGTATggatttcaatatttttgtcAAATAGTTATGTGCATAGAAGCTACTACTTTTCATATCAACTATCTGGAAAAATTAAGgatggcaatatgtgacatgtGAATAATGATACGAAACTAGTAGATTTGAGTTTTGTACAAATAGGTTCAGGTTAAAAtgggttgacccattaagacacGAATATTAATAAACAGATTAATCCGCAATAActcgtttaaattttatttcaaaatgacaattttattattgttatgttgtaatattaatatttttcaatatgcttatatttttattattaggaTTGTAATTCTAGACTTACGCTTATGTTTGTTATTGCTggatttgtaatattggttttattataggttaaaatttgaaaatattgatttttttgttagtaggtagtcttattattttttttatagatattgtggcattaataaatatagatttaaacttttatgtaaaattatgttaatcaaatcaaataagTTATGCAAGTTAATTCAACCCCTTTACATAAAACGGGTTGAAATTAGTCGTATTGTGTTAACTTATTTctaattacttatcaaaacagGTCAAAACAGGTTATACCATGTCACTCgttatttaaataagttgtaTTATAGTTTGAAAGTCTAATCAATTTAGCTTAACGCGTTGTGTTCCGATTGATCCATATAATTAAATGTTCATGACTTGATATGACATGACACGAACACGACCTACGAATATGAATTGCCACCCCTAGAAAAGTGATGTATGCACTGTGCAATGAGAGCTAGAAATATCAATTGTCATGCTTTGATTTCAAACCCAGCCTTGAGTTATATATGGCATCTGATGAATCTTGGGGTAGTGTATCTCAAATGATTATTTAGCTGTGTTAACGTTTTGAGAAATCGGTTTAATTTGCAGGTATTGAGCACGTTGCAGGAGACATGTTTGTAAACATTCCAAAAGGGGATGCCATTTTCATGAAGGTTAGGTTCAATACTATCAACACCAATTGAAACATTGGCTATGTCGGTCGTAAGACAACTGAGATTCCTCTAAAAGTTGCTCTTTGTATCTTCCATGGTACTATAGAGAACAACAAACATAAATTAACATATTTGTTGGTTGCGTATTTAATTGAATCGGTAATTTTTAGTTGTTCATTATGTATAGTTTCTAACTGACATAATTGAGATGTGAATGAAACAGTGGATGATTCATCAACACGTCGACAAAGATAGCTTGAAGGTACTAAAAAACTGTTATGAAGCGCTACCGAAACGTGGGAAAGTGATAATGGTTGATATGGTGGTTCCAGAAGTCATTGAAACTAGTGCTGCTCATAAAAGCTTGTTTCAGTTATATTTGTTCCTGCTGAATTCTAACTCACAAGGTAaggagagaacaaaaagagaattCGAAAGTTTGGGAAAAGCAGCAGGATTTTCTAGTATTCAGGTGGGAGGCTTTGCTTATGGCTATTCACTCGTGGAGTTCTACAAGAATATGTAGCATTTTGGTCGTGACATGTTCTATGACTGTATCAATACCCCTAtgtaataacaataacaaaatccCCCTAAGGAATGCAATGTTCGAACTCTGGcttatatcaatataatttttagtttgttgACATGTCTGATCCTCTTCACTGTGTTGTGGTGCGATGGAGTTTTTTTAGCTCAGTTTTGGTTCTTGCTAGGAGTGCTACTTGTTGCTGCTATTGCTTTTTGTTGAtcaatttttgtgatttttttgttgtcattctaaatagagttgtaaaatatttgtagactggagttgtaaaatatttttagaatccGGATCTGGATCTCGTTATGGTCGGATATCcgtgttaacgtcatgtttcacAAGCCTTTAGGCCAGGCCCCAGCAACTCAGGTTTTTAGAGTTGGGCCTCGATCGGTATTGTGTGGAGCCCCCGGCAGTAGTCTTGTGCGGTTGTACGGTGTTGGTGCGTACATTCATACGATGAGCAATATTttaaatgcagaaaataaagagaattaATACACAGATTTACATGATTCGGCACTAAGCCTACATGCACAGGAGAGATTGCATTATAATaagcttgtttacagtctcgcttgtttacagtctctcaaaGCCTCTCATTTTTCACTGTACAATAGAAGCTGCATATCTATTTGTTGGAGAAAAAGTTCTCTTTGGAGCTCTCTTGCTAAAGAAGAAGTGCCCCCAAGTTCGAAGATATCGAAGTTGTCCCAAAGAAGAGTCTGCAATCCATAGGTTCCACTTGCCTTTTATCTCCTGTCCCGACTCCCCCACTTACTTTAAGTCACTTCcctattttttctctcctaaCACCTTGTTTTTCCTTACTTTATGTCAAATCCACAATTTTTCTCTCCTGACACTACTTTCTCATGCCTCCTAACACTTCCATACCTTAGTCTCTTATTGTCTCCTCTCATTttctcacatatttttttacctcATTATTAGTCTACATGGACAGTTTGGCCGTTTGGTCCAAATATCgacagatatatttttttaaagaagatgaCCATtgccctttttttattttttctttttttttttttttttggttcaaaaaGAGTACATGATCCATTTTTATTGATTACCTTCATTTATAGCTAATGAATATATTGTTCAGATAATAAAACTTGTGAGTTACAAAGAGAAAAACtaaaagcccaaaaccaatttagtgctaaaaaaatataaagactttatataaattttacaagaaGATTAAGAAAAACCTAAAAAGTTTAGTGCCCAATAGTAGGAAAACTTGCACAACCTAGAGAGAACAGAGTAATCATATGCTTAAGGATTTGAACGAGATATGAAAAACTTACCATATGTCCCATGTCGCCATAATTTGCTAAGTTGTTTGCAAGCACATTATGCTATTACTTTCTCTGTAAACATAATTAATACTGAAGGAAAAATCATTcttaaaatgtaaaataccaTCCTAAATGTCTGAGTAAATTCATGGGGAGAAGAGTTATTATTAAGACAACTAACCACAATGAGGGAGTTAGTCCCAACAACCAGATCAGTGATGCTCAATTCATAAATATCTAAAGTTAAAACAAATCTGAAAGCTGACAATTCTGCAAAAATGTTAATACCAACACCCAGAAAACAAGAGAAACTAGCAATGATAGAGCAATTATTGGAACAAGCTAAACATACATGTTATTGCTACCAAGGGTGCACAGTACTATTGTGTAAATTACAACtaatataagattaaaaaagcaacaCACTACAATTATCTACATCTAATATACAAGCAGCCAGCCCTTTCTAGGTGAGATATATAGCCTTTGATTTCCTTAAAAAtagacatattatatatatatatatatatatatatatatatatatatatatgtatatgtataagaCTGTTGTATATATAATGCCCCATTCTCCCTTCTTTGCAAAGAACTCAGCTATGCAATTAACCTGTCTGAAAACCTATGTAAATCTAATGCACAAACCAGCTGATTTGAGTACTGGAACAACATCTTCTTCATCAcatatttttgaaagatcatcTTTTGATCATATAATTAATCTTAATTACTTGGTAATTAAACCCGCTTGGTCCAAATATTCCCTCGGTCCAACTTCcctatttttttcattcccATTGCTTGTGTACATTTACCTTCCTCGCTCtgacctttttattttatttgctccTTAAAAACATTATGGtaagattttttaaagattatagatcaaaatattttataatcatgtattgattatattttattacatgCCTAATTAATCACTCTTACAACTAAACACAAGTACTAATTAATcatcataataattttattaggaTCCTATATAGTTAGCGCCAAAGCTTGTTGCATCGGAAATAATTAGGAGTGTAAAACCGGATCTGAAACCGGCCATATCCGGATCtagatttagattttaaaaatcgAACGGTTATCAGCTCGGATAAGCCCAAAAAAAATTCGGGCAATAAC includes:
- the LOC121236511 gene encoding protein DMR6-LIKE OXYGENASE 2-like, with translation MDTTKLLLTDLAPTVSHVPSNYIRPISDRPNLSEVQISDQGFIPLIDLRGLEGPNRKDIIKQIGQACQHDGFFQVKNHGIPVAIISKILGIAREFFRLPESERLKNYSDDPSKTTRLSTSFNVKTEKVSNWRDFLRLHCYPLEDYVHEWPSYPPSFREDLAEYCTSIRGLVLRLLEAISESLGLQRDYIEKALGKQAQHMALNYYPPCPQPELTYGLPGHTDPNLITILLQDDVPGLQVLGNGKWIAVNPIPNTFIINIGDQMQVISNDQHKSVLHRAVVNCNKERISIPTFYCPSPDAVIGPAKELINDDQPAVYRNFTYGEYYEKFWKRGLATECCLDMFRVDLASA
- the LOC121237859 gene encoding caffeic acid 3-O-methyltransferase-like, producing MSFKESQMGTSSTEYQESISEYAMQLTSASVLPSVLKAAIDLGVLEIIRKAGPGALLSASQIASELSTHSNDNLVSSLLLDCMLRVLASHSILTCSITHQNDGHVLRLYGLAPVSKYFDRNQDGGTLAPVLDFMQDKVIMSIWDHLKDAVLEGVLPFYKAHGVNMSHEFMGKEGRLRETFHVAHGSFNQVFMEKILETYKGFEGLKSLVDVGGGDGTILNIIISKYPSIKGVNFDLATVIEKLPPYPGIEHVAGDMFVNIPKGDAIFMKWMIHQHVDKDSLKVLKNCYEALPKRGKVIMVDMVVPEVIETSAAHKSLFQLYLFLLNSNSQGKERTKREFESLGKAAGFSSIQVGGFAYGYSLVEFYKNM